Sequence from the Catenuloplanes indicus genome:
GCCGCAAGCCCGAGGTGGAGATCGTCGAGTCACTGGCCAACGGCGACGCGTCGAACGTGACCCGCTGGCGGCTCGGCGCGCACACCGGCACGCACGTGGACGCGCCCGCGCACTTCGTCGACGGCGCCACCCCGGTCGACAAGCTCGACCTGCACGCGCTGATCGGTCCCGCGCTGGTCGTCGACGCGACCGCGGTCACCGGCGACATCTCGATCGACGACCTCGCCGCCGCCGGCGTGGCCGGCCACCAGCGGGTACTGCTCAAGACGTCCAACTCGGCCGGCGCGCTGAAGCTCCCGGACCGCGCGGAGAGCTGGGTCGGCCTCTCCCCCGAGGCCGCGCGGTGGCTGATCGGCCAGGGTGTGCAGCTGATCGGCATCGACTACCTGACGATCGAGAGTCACACCCGCACCGACACCTGGGACGCCCACCACGTCCTGCTCGGCGCCGGCCTGATCATTCTGGAGAACGCGGACCTCGACGCCGTCCCACCCGGCGAGTACGAGCTCGTCGCCCTCCCCGCCAAGCTGGTCGACGCCGACGGCTCCTTCACCCGCGCCGTCCTGATCAAGCGAGACGCCTGATGCCCCCGGCCGCCCCCGCCGTTCCGCACCCCGACCCCGCCGGTACGCCGAGCACACCCGCCACCGGCGGCAGCCCGGAGTTCCGCGGCGTGGCGGTCGCGGCGCCGCATCCGGCCGCGATCGAGGCCGCGCGTGCGGTCGTCGCGGCCGGCGGCAACGCGTTCGACGCGGCGCTCGCGGCCGCGGCGGCGCTGACCGTGGCGTACCCGCACCAGTGCTCGGCCGGCGGCGACCTGGTCGCCATCGTGCGCCCGGCCGGCGGCGACGCGCAGGCCGTGCTGTCGATCGGCGCGGCCGCCGCGGCCGTGGACGTGGACGCGCTGCGCGCGGCCGGCGAGCGCATGCCGTTCGGCGGACCGCAGACGGTGACCGTGCCCGGCGTGGTCGCGGGCTGGGCCTCGATCGCCGCACTCGGCGCGTCACTGCCGCTCGCCGCGCTGCTGGAGCCCGCGGTCACGCTGGCCGATGGCGGCGTGCCGGTCAGTCCCGGCCTGCACCGGGCGATTCTCGGCCGGCTCGACGGGGTGCGAGCCGACCCCGGCCTGTCCGCGCTGCTGCTGGACCCGGAGACCGGCGAGCCGGTCACCGTGCTGGTCCAGCCCGCGCTGGCCCGGACGCTGCGCCAGATCGGCGCGAACTGGCGCTCCTTCTACCGGGGACACCTCGCACACCGCCTCGCGGACGGGCTGGCCGCGCTCGGCAGCCCGCTCACCGCCGCCGACCTCGCCGCCCACCGGGCCGAGGTGACCACGCCGCTCACCAGCACGATCGGCGACGTGACCTGGTCCGCCGCTCCCCCACCGGTCCAGGGCCCCACCTTCCTCGCCATCGCCGGCTCAGCGGTCACCGACGCTTCCGGCATCGCGCTGCTCACCGATGCGCGGCGGGCGCAGCTGGCGCGGGACGCGCTACTCGGGGATCCGCGGACGGGGCCGATCGATCTCGACGGACTGCTGCTGCGCACCGGGGAGTCGTTCGCCGGGGCGGACGGCGGGCCGAAGCCGGCCGGGGACACGGTCGCGGTCACCGCGGTCGACGTGGACGGGAACGCGGTCACGCTGATCCAGAGCGTGTTCCAGAGCTTCGGCTCCGGGCTGCTCGAACCCGGCACCGGCCTGGTGCTGCACAACCGGGGCTCGTCGTTCAGCCTGGACCCGGCGCACCCGGCCCGGATCGCGCCGGGTGCCCGGCCGCCGCACACGCTCTGCCCGACGCTCGCCACCACCCCGCACGGCGACGTCGCGGCGCTCGGCTGCCAGGGCGGCCGGTCCCAGGCCTGGATCCTGGCCCAGGTCGCCCCGGCCGTGCTGGACGCCACCGATCTGGCCGGCCTGCTCGCCCGCCCCCGCTGGATCATCGGCGCCCGGGAGATCGGCCGCGAGGTGCCGACGCTGCTGCTGGAGCCCGGTACGCCCGGCGCGGACGCGCTCACCCGTACCGCCGAGGGCCTTGATCTGGTCGTCGACACCACGGCCGGGCCGCACGACGACGCCGGGCACATCCAGGTCGCCCGGCTCGCCGGCGACACGCTCGCGGCCGCGAGCGACCCCCGGGCGGACGGACTGGCCGCGGTCGTCTGATGGACGCCCGCATCATGCCCCGCACCGCAGGGCCGCGCCGCGCCGCCGACCCCAGCGGCCGGCCCCGCGGCGCGGCCCACTCGCCACATCGCATCTCCCCTGCTCATCGCACCGTTCCCCGCCGCCTTTGCTCTGCTTACCGGTAGGAGGCACACCCGTCGGGCCGCGCGGACAGCGACCCGCTGAATGCCGAGATTCCGGGCGCGTAGCGCCCGGCCGCAAACCTGCCGCAGCTCGGCCGCCGCGCAGGTAAGCAGAGCAAAGGCGCGGGGGAACGAAACGGATCGGAGCGATCGCATGATCAGCTTGGTGATCGTCGGGGACGTGCTGACGATGGATCCGGCCCGGCCGCGGGCCGGGGCGGTGGCGGTCGTGGACGGGGTGGTCGCGGCGACCGGAGAGGTGGACGAGGTGCGGCGGGCGGTGCCGGGCGGGACCCGGGAGATCCGGGTGTCCGGCACCGTGGTGCCCGGCTTCGTGGACAGTCACGTGCATCTGCTCTGGGCCGGCCGCCGCGCCGCGCGCGTGTCGCTGACCGGCGCCACCTCGATCGCGGAGATCCAGCGGCGGATCCGGGCGCACGCGGCCGCGCACCCGGGCGACGGCTGGATCGAGGCGGACGACGACCTGGACCCGTGGGATCTCGCCGAGAACCGGCTGCCGACCGCGGCCGAGCTGGAGGACGCCGCGCCCGGCCGGGGCGTGCTGCTGGACCGGCGCGGGCACGACGCGCTGGCCGGTACGACCGCGCTGCGGCGGGCCGGGATCACCGCGGCCACGCCGGACCCGCCCGGCGGGCGTATCGACCGGGACGCGCGCGGCGACGCGACCGGCCTGCTGGTCGAGCATCCCGCGGTGGCGCTGGTCCGCGCCGTGCTCCCGCCGCCGTCCGGCGCGGACCGGCGCGCGTGGATCGAGGCGGGACAGCGCGAACTGCTCGCGCACGGGATCACCACCGCGATGGATCCGGCCGTGGCCGTGCCGGAGCTGGCCGCCTACGCGGACGCGGCCCGGGACGGCGCGCTGCGGCTGCGGGTGACCGCGATGCCGCTCGGCACGGAGACCACCGGCTTCGCCGCGCTGGACCGGGCCGTGACGGACTGCGGCCTGGAGCGCGCGGACCCGCGCATGCTGCGCCGCGGCCCCACCAAGCTGTTCCTGGACGGTGGCGGTTCGCTCGGCACCGCGCTGCTGTCCGCGCCGTGGCCGGGGACCGGCGGCTACCACGGCAACCAGACGCTGAGCCGGGACGTGCTGCTCGCGCACTGCCGGGACGCCGCGCGGGCGGGCCGGGGCGCCGGCGTGCACGCGGTCGGCGACGCCGCGATCGACCTGGTGCTGGACGTGCTGTCCGAGGTGGACGCGGAGACGCCGGTCGCCGGCCTCGGCTTCCACCTGATCCACGCCTACCTCGGCCCCGGCGCGGACGCGATGCGACACGCCGAGGCGCTGGGCGTACGGGTGTCCGCGCACCCGGCGCTGCAGTGGGACTTCGGCGCCGGGCTGATCGACCGGCTCGGCGAGGAGCGCGCGGCCGCCGCGAACCCGCTGCGGGCCTGGCTGGACGCGGGCGTCGAGGTCGGCGGCGGCTCGGACGGTCCCGGGCCGCCGATGGCGCCGCTGCACGGCATGTGGCAGGCGCGCACCCGCCGGGTGCGCGGCCGGGCGGAACCGCTCGGCCCGCAGCACGCGGTCACCGCGACCGAGGCGCTGGCGCTGTTCACCACGGGCGCGGCCGCGATCACCGGCGGGCCCGGCACCGGCCGGCTGCGGCCGGGCGATCCGGCCGACCTGGCGGTCCTGGACGGCGATCCGCTCGCCACCGACCCGGACGCGCTGCGCGACATCCGGGTGACCGCGACGATCGTCGGAGGTGCGGTGGTGTCCGGCGATGCGGGCGAGGCCGCGGACGGCGTACCGTGGCGGGATTTTGATCGTGATGGGTGAGGATGGGGTGCGATGGGGCTGATGGAAGCGGCGCTGCTGCTGGTGGCCGGTCTGGCGGCCGGGATCGTGAACGCGATCGCCGGTGGTGGCTCACTGATCACGTTCCCGAGCATGCTGGCGATCGGGATCCCGCCGGTGTCCGCGAACGTGAGCAACGCGCTGTCGGTCGCGCCCGGCTATGCGTCCAGCGTGGTCGGCAGCCGCGCGGACCTGAGGGGGCAGGGCCGCCGGGTCCTCCGGGTGGTGCCGACCGCGCTGGCCGGTGCCGCCTGCGGGTGTGTGCTGCTGCTGAGCACGCCGCGGGACCTGTTCGACTACGTGGTGCCGTTCCTGGTGCTGGGCGCCACGATGACGCTGGCGTTCCAGGCGCGGCTGCGGGCGCTGGTCGGGCATCCGCGCGAGGTGCCGCCGCGGCGGGGCGTGGTCATGCTGCACGTCGCGGTGTTCCTGTGCGCGCTGTACGGCGGCTACTTCAACGCCGCGCTGGGCGTGCTGCTGGTGGCCGGCCTGGCGCTGGTGCTGGACGAGACGCTGGCCCGGGTGAGCGCGCTGAAGAACCTGCTCTCCGCCGTGGTCGGCGTGGTGACCGTGCTGGTCTACAGCATCTTCGGCCCGGTCGACTGGCTAGCGGTCGCGGTGGTCGCCCCGGCCACGGTGATCGGCGGCTACCTGGGGGCGCGGGTGGCCCGCCGGCTGCCCGCGACGGTCCTCCGCGTGGTGATCGTGACGTTCGGGACCGCGGTGGGTCTCTGGCTGCTGATCCGCGCGCTGTTCCTGGGCTGAGACGCGCGCGCGGCGGAACTCCTGCGGGCTGACCCGGTGCAGGCGCTTGAACGCGGCGCTGAACGCGTACGGCGTCGCGTAGCCGACCCGGCGTGCCACGGACGCGACCGTGGCACCCGGCTCGCGCAGCAGGTCGGCACCGACGGACAGCCGCCAGTTGGTCAGGAACGTCACCGGTGGCTCGCCGACCAGCTCGTGGAAGCGCCGGGCGAACGCGGCCCGGGACAGGCCGGTCTCCGCGCCGAGCCGGGCGACCGTCCACGGCGCGGCCGGGTTCTCCTGCATCAGCCGCATGGCGCGGGCGATCGCGGGGTCGGCGTAGGACCGGTACCAGCCGTGCTCGTGCCCGTCGGCGAGCCACCGGCGCAACACCGCGATCAGGATCAGGTCCAGCAGCCGTTCCAGCATCGCGTCCTGACCGGGCAGGTCCAGCGCGATCTGCGCGGCCAGCAGGTCGACGAGCGCGGCCGGGACGTCGCCGCGGGACGCGGTGATCAGCGACGGCAGGCCGGCCAGCAGGCGCTGCCCGACCATGGTCTGCGACTCGTACGTGCCGTTGAGCATCAGCGTGCCGCCGTCGATCGCGTTTCCCCAGGTCCGAACGCCCACGTCGCTCATCGGTGGGCCGTCCGCCAGGTTCACGCACACCTGACCCGGCCGGATCAGCACCTGCGGCGTGGTGGTGGGACCGTCCGCCACGGTGTAGCGCTGCGGCCCCTTGACCACGGCGATGTCACCGGCCCGCAGCAGCACCGGCTCGCGCTCGTCCGGCCGCAGCAGCGCCTGACCCCGGACCGGCACGATCACGGTGAGCGGCGCCTCGTCCTCGATTCGCATCGCCCACGGCGGGTCGAGTGAGGATCGCAGGATGAACGCGCCGCGCGCGTTCGGGCCGCGGAGCGCCAGGGAAAGCGGATCCATCTCGCCACCGTAGACGA
This genomic interval carries:
- a CDS encoding cyclase family protein, producing MEIYDITLPIHPEMLHWGRKPEVEIVESLANGDASNVTRWRLGAHTGTHVDAPAHFVDGATPVDKLDLHALIGPALVVDATAVTGDISIDDLAAAGVAGHQRVLLKTSNSAGALKLPDRAESWVGLSPEAARWLIGQGVQLIGIDYLTIESHTRTDTWDAHHVLLGAGLIILENADLDAVPPGEYELVALPAKLVDADGSFTRAVLIKRDA
- a CDS encoding gamma-glutamyltransferase, with amino-acid sequence MPPAAPAVPHPDPAGTPSTPATGGSPEFRGVAVAAPHPAAIEAARAVVAAGGNAFDAALAAAAALTVAYPHQCSAGGDLVAIVRPAGGDAQAVLSIGAAAAAVDVDALRAAGERMPFGGPQTVTVPGVVAGWASIAALGASLPLAALLEPAVTLADGGVPVSPGLHRAILGRLDGVRADPGLSALLLDPETGEPVTVLVQPALARTLRQIGANWRSFYRGHLAHRLADGLAALGSPLTAADLAAHRAEVTTPLTSTIGDVTWSAAPPPVQGPTFLAIAGSAVTDASGIALLTDARRAQLARDALLGDPRTGPIDLDGLLLRTGESFAGADGGPKPAGDTVAVTAVDVDGNAVTLIQSVFQSFGSGLLEPGTGLVLHNRGSSFSLDPAHPARIAPGARPPHTLCPTLATTPHGDVAALGCQGGRSQAWILAQVAPAVLDATDLAGLLARPRWIIGAREIGREVPTLLLEPGTPGADALTRTAEGLDLVVDTTAGPHDDAGHIQVARLAGDTLAAASDPRADGLAAVV
- a CDS encoding amidohydrolase, which encodes MISLVIVGDVLTMDPARPRAGAVAVVDGVVAATGEVDEVRRAVPGGTREIRVSGTVVPGFVDSHVHLLWAGRRAARVSLTGATSIAEIQRRIRAHAAAHPGDGWIEADDDLDPWDLAENRLPTAAELEDAAPGRGVLLDRRGHDALAGTTALRRAGITAATPDPPGGRIDRDARGDATGLLVEHPAVALVRAVLPPPSGADRRAWIEAGQRELLAHGITTAMDPAVAVPELAAYADAARDGALRLRVTAMPLGTETTGFAALDRAVTDCGLERADPRMLRRGPTKLFLDGGGSLGTALLSAPWPGTGGYHGNQTLSRDVLLAHCRDAARAGRGAGVHAVGDAAIDLVLDVLSEVDAETPVAGLGFHLIHAYLGPGADAMRHAEALGVRVSAHPALQWDFGAGLIDRLGEERAAAANPLRAWLDAGVEVGGGSDGPGPPMAPLHGMWQARTRRVRGRAEPLGPQHAVTATEALALFTTGAAAITGGPGTGRLRPGDPADLAVLDGDPLATDPDALRDIRVTATIVGGAVVSGDAGEAADGVPWRDFDRDG
- a CDS encoding sulfite exporter TauE/SafE family protein, translating into MGLMEAALLLVAGLAAGIVNAIAGGGSLITFPSMLAIGIPPVSANVSNALSVAPGYASSVVGSRADLRGQGRRVLRVVPTALAGAACGCVLLLSTPRDLFDYVVPFLVLGATMTLAFQARLRALVGHPREVPPRRGVVMLHVAVFLCALYGGYFNAALGVLLVAGLALVLDETLARVSALKNLLSAVVGVVTVLVYSIFGPVDWLAVAVVAPATVIGGYLGARVARRLPATVLRVVIVTFGTAVGLWLLIRALFLG